One window of the Clostridium sp. MB40-C1 genome contains the following:
- a CDS encoding Na+/H+ antiporter NhaC family protein, with the protein MSSKKKTNSIIALMPFVVFIGVYLGSGLILQAKGVEMAFYQFPAPVAVFMGVISAFIILKGSIEEKFETFIDGCGNSDIIIMCIIYLLAGAFAAVSKAMGGVDSTVNLGLTYIPAQYIMAGLFIISGFISLATGTSVGAIAALGPIAVGVATKAGLSMPLTMASVLGGAMFGDNLSIISDTTIASTRTQGCDMRDKFRVNVYLSIPPAIITIILLLVFGKPTSITTLQACDFNIVKVLPYLFVLVLALMGANVFAVLTGGIFLSGAIGLFYGDLTIMSLAKNVFLGFTSMTDIFLLSMLTGGLAELVTKAGGLECLLNGIQKMVKGRKSAELGIAALVSLTDAAVANNTVAIIINGSIAKELCYKFKVDPRKSAAILSTYSCIIQGFIPYGAQMLVLTSFAKGAVSPMQIIPLVWFQELLLVSAIIATFVPFADGFLKKHPWNWEKGEAESEVA; encoded by the coding sequence ATGAGCTCGAAAAAAAAGACGAATAGTATTATTGCTTTAATGCCTTTTGTAGTATTTATTGGAGTATATCTTGGAAGTGGACTTATACTACAAGCAAAAGGAGTTGAGATGGCGTTCTATCAATTTCCTGCACCAGTTGCTGTATTTATGGGTGTTATTTCAGCATTTATAATACTTAAAGGTTCAATAGAAGAAAAATTTGAAACATTTATAGATGGTTGTGGAAACTCAGATATAATTATAATGTGTATAATTTATCTATTAGCTGGAGCTTTTGCCGCAGTGTCTAAAGCGATGGGTGGAGTTGATTCTACTGTTAATTTAGGATTAACTTATATACCAGCACAATATATTATGGCTGGATTATTTATAATATCAGGATTTATATCTTTAGCAACAGGAACTTCTGTAGGAGCAATAGCTGCATTAGGACCTATAGCTGTAGGAGTTGCTACAAAAGCAGGATTATCAATGCCACTTACTATGGCTTCTGTATTAGGTGGAGCTATGTTTGGAGATAATTTATCTATAATATCAGATACAACTATTGCATCTACTAGAACGCAAGGTTGTGATATGAGGGATAAATTTAGAGTAAATGTTTACTTATCTATACCACCTGCTATTATAACAATAATATTATTACTTGTATTTGGAAAACCTACATCTATCACAACTTTACAAGCATGTGATTTTAATATTGTAAAAGTATTGCCATATTTATTTGTATTAGTATTGGCTTTAATGGGAGCAAATGTATTTGCAGTTTTAACTGGAGGAATATTCTTATCAGGAGCAATTGGCCTATTTTATGGTGATTTGACTATAATGAGTCTTGCGAAAAATGTATTTTTAGGATTTACAAGTATGACTGATATATTCTTATTATCAATGCTTACCGGTGGGCTTGCTGAACTGGTGACTAAGGCTGGTGGACTAGAATGTTTGTTAAATGGAATTCAAAAAATGGTGAAAGGCAGAAAATCAGCAGAACTTGGAATAGCTGCACTTGTTTCATTAACTGATGCTGCTGTAGCAAATAATACTGTTGCTATAATTATAAATGGTTCAATAGCTAAAGAGTTATGTTATAAATTTAAAGTTGATCCAAGAAAAAGTGCTGCTATATTAAGTACATACTCTTGCATAATTCAAGGATTTATACCATATGGAGCTCAAATGCTAGTTCTTACAAGTTTTGCTAAAGGAGCAGTATCACCAATGCAGATAATTCCATTGGTATGGTTCCAGGAGTTACTTTTAGTAAGTGCAATAATAGCTACTTTTGTGCCATTTGCAGATGGTTTCCTTAAGAAACATCCTTGGAATTGGGAAAAGGGAGAAGCAGAATCAGAAGTTGCTTAA
- a CDS encoding aminotransferase class I/II-fold pyridoxal phosphate-dependent enzyme — MQIESLDIENLDVCLNKALNVVENYMRNISTDPVVPNIQREELNNLIYKDIPFEGIGVENVIEDVKNTIVPYCSKIGNPKFLSWIITSPSPAGTIGEILNVGLNQVPFCYKSGPTATVIEDIVLDWLQTLFGYNDKSGGILVSGGTMGTLTALSVAREAHIPGTMEKGLQNIKKPLVIYVSNISHKSVETAASVLGIGSNFVRKIPVDSNFRMDFKELEKQVEKDISLGLYPFCVVAQAGTSNEGAVDDIDTIANFCNKNNIWLHIDAAFAGGAILTERGKKLMKGIEKADSISTDPHKWFFIPVEAGCVLIKNKEHLYNTYKTSNKAFNADDPVEYMNYGIQFTRASRAFKIWFAFRSYGLNKIQQIIDKNMDLAEEFARKITTSDKWQLVTPVQTSAVCFRYIPNSNYSDEELNKLQNKIVYELELSGKAFLAPAIIKDKTVIRACFSNHRTSYEDLNFVFKCLSDIAEKFN, encoded by the coding sequence ATGCAAATAGAATCTCTTGATATTGAAAATTTAGATGTGTGTTTAAACAAAGCTCTTAATGTTGTAGAAAACTATATGAGAAATATTTCTACAGACCCTGTTGTTCCTAATATACAACGAGAAGAATTGAATAATTTAATTTACAAAGACATCCCGTTTGAAGGAATTGGCGTTGAAAATGTTATTGAAGATGTAAAAAATACCATTGTACCTTATTGCAGTAAAATAGGAAATCCAAAATTTCTTTCTTGGATTATCACAAGTCCATCTCCAGCTGGAACCATTGGAGAAATTTTGAATGTAGGGCTAAATCAAGTTCCTTTTTGTTATAAGTCTGGCCCAACAGCCACAGTTATTGAAGACATTGTTCTAGATTGGCTTCAAACTCTATTTGGATACAATGATAAAAGCGGAGGAATTCTAGTAAGTGGAGGCACGATGGGGACATTAACTGCTCTTTCTGTGGCTAGGGAGGCTCACATACCAGGTACTATGGAAAAAGGTCTGCAAAATATAAAAAAGCCTTTAGTGATTTATGTTTCAAATATAAGCCATAAATCAGTTGAAACCGCAGCAAGTGTACTTGGTATTGGAAGTAATTTTGTAAGGAAAATTCCAGTGGATTCTAATTTTAGAATGGATTTTAAAGAGCTTGAAAAGCAAGTGGAAAAAGATATTTCATTAGGGCTTTATCCCTTCTGTGTTGTTGCACAAGCTGGTACATCTAATGAAGGTGCTGTAGATGATATTGATACAATAGCAAACTTCTGTAATAAAAACAATATATGGCTTCACATTGATGCTGCCTTTGCTGGTGGAGCAATCTTAACAGAAAGAGGAAAGAAACTAATGAAAGGCATAGAAAAAGCGGATTCTATTTCTACAGACCCTCATAAATGGTTCTTTATTCCTGTAGAAGCTGGATGTGTTCTTATTAAAAATAAAGAACATCTATATAATACTTATAAAACATCTAATAAAGCTTTTAATGCTGACGATCCAGTAGAATATATGAATTATGGAATTCAATTTACCCGTGCTTCTAGAGCTTTTAAAATTTGGTTTGCTTTTAGATCTTATGGCCTTAATAAAATCCAACAAATCATAGATAAAAATATGGATTTGGCAGAAGAGTTCGCAAGAAAGATAACTACTTCTGACAAGTGGCAGCTTGTTACTCCTGTACAAACATCAGCAGTATGTTTCAGGTATATTCCCAATTCTAACTATAGTGATGAAGAATTAAATAAGCTTCAAAATAAAATAGTATACGAGTTAGAATTAAGCGGGAAAGCTTTTCTTGCCCCTGCCATCATAAAGGATAAAACTGTTATACGAGCTTGCTTTTCAAATCATAGAACTAGTTATGAAGATTTAAACTTTGTGTTTAAATGTCTTTCAGATATAGCTGAAAAATTCAATTAA
- a CDS encoding Na+/H+ antiporter NhaC family protein, which yields MSDNQSKVKANGIALIPFLVFVGIYLGAGLVLQAKGTKMAFYQLPAPVAAFCGIIIAFFLLKGTINEKFESFVEGCGNSDIIIMCIIYLLAGAFATVSNAMGGVDSTVNLGLTYIPAQYITAGLFVIACFISLSTGTSVGAITALGPIAVGVATKAGLSLPLTLAAVCGGAMFGDNLSVISDTTIAATRTQGCEMRDKFRLNIFIALPAAVITVVLLLIFGHPTTIPAMQTYDFTLIKVLPYIFVLVLALAGINVFAVLTGGIILSGIIGLSYGNLTVLTFSQQIFEGFKGMIDIFILSMLTGGLANMVTKAGGIQFLLNGIQKMIKGRKSAEIGIAALVSLTDAAVANNTVAIIINGPIAKEICETYKVDPRRSASLLDTFSCIFQGLIPYGAQMLILTSFAKGAISPMQVIPLLWYQQLLAVSAILSIFIPFADGVIRKEPWNWEKGESVQ from the coding sequence ATGAGTGATAACCAAAGTAAAGTAAAAGCTAATGGAATTGCCCTCATACCTTTTTTAGTTTTTGTAGGTATTTATCTTGGCGCAGGACTTGTGTTACAAGCAAAAGGCACTAAAATGGCCTTTTACCAATTACCAGCACCAGTAGCTGCATTCTGTGGTATTATAATAGCTTTCTTTTTATTAAAGGGAACAATAAATGAAAAATTTGAATCTTTTGTAGAAGGTTGTGGAAACTCAGATATAATTATAATGTGTATAATTTATCTATTAGCGGGTGCTTTTGCTACTGTATCTAATGCTATGGGTGGTGTTGATTCTACTGTTAACTTAGGATTAACTTATATACCAGCACAGTATATAACAGCAGGTTTATTTGTTATTGCATGTTTTATATCATTATCAACAGGAACTTCTGTAGGTGCTATTACTGCATTAGGACCTATAGCTGTAGGAGTTGCTACAAAAGCAGGGTTATCATTGCCTCTTACTTTGGCAGCTGTATGTGGTGGTGCTATGTTTGGAGATAACTTATCTGTAATATCTGATACAACAATAGCTGCTACAAGGACTCAAGGCTGTGAAATGAGAGACAAGTTTAGACTTAATATATTTATAGCTTTACCAGCTGCAGTAATAACAGTAGTTTTACTTCTTATTTTTGGTCATCCAACTACTATACCAGCAATGCAAACTTATGATTTTACTTTAATAAAAGTTTTACCATATATATTTGTTTTAGTTTTAGCATTAGCTGGAATAAACGTTTTTGCGGTATTAACTGGTGGTATAATTCTTTCAGGTATTATAGGTCTTTCTTATGGAAATTTAACAGTTTTAACATTTTCACAACAAATATTTGAAGGTTTCAAAGGAATGATAGATATCTTCATCTTGTCAATGCTTACTGGTGGACTTGCTAATATGGTTACCAAAGCAGGTGGAATTCAGTTCTTATTAAACGGAATTCAAAAAATGATAAAGGGAAGAAAATCTGCAGAAATAGGTATTGCTGCATTAGTTTCTTTAACTGATGCTGCTGTAGCAAACAACACAGTTGCTATAATAATAAACGGACCTATAGCTAAAGAAATTTGTGAAACATACAAAGTAGATCCACGTAGAAGTGCATCTTTACTAGATACGTTCTCTTGTATATTCCAAGGACTTATTCCTTATGGAGCTCAAATGCTTATTTTAACAAGCTTTGCTAAGGGAGCTATATCACCTATGCAAGTTATTCCATTATTATGGTATCAACAATTACTAGCAGTATCTGCTATATTGTCAATATTTATTCCATTTGCTGATGGTGTAATTAGAAAAGAACCTTGGAATTGGGAAAAGGGAGAATCTGTACAATAA
- the megL gene encoding methionine gamma-lyase yields the protein MNREHIEKMGVATQAIHGGHVGDKQFGSLATPIFQTSTFIFDSAEQGGRRFALEESGYIYGRLGNPTATELEEKLALLEGAEAAVVTSSGMGAISSALWTALKAGDHIVASDTLYGCTFALLSHGLTKFGIEVSFVDITNLEEVKKAMKPNTRIVYLETPANPTLKITDIEAVSKMAHENNKDCLVFVDNTFNTPYIQKPLELGADVVVHSGTKYLNGHGDVIVGFVAGKADFITQVKLVGVKDLTGAVCSPMNAYLVIRGMKTLEVRMEKHSANAMKVAEFLEAHPAVDKVYYPGLKSFEQYDLAKKQMKLPGGMISFEIKGGVDDGRTVMNNVKLASLAVSLGDTETLIQHPASMTHSPYTAEERAAVGISDGLIRLSVGLEDAEDIIADLKQALDLIVK from the coding sequence ATGAACAGAGAGCATATTGAAAAAATGGGAGTAGCAACACAAGCAATACATGGTGGACATGTAGGAGATAAACAATTTGGATCATTAGCAACTCCTATATTCCAAACTTCTACATTTATTTTTGATTCAGCAGAACAAGGTGGAAGAAGATTTGCTTTAGAAGAATCAGGATATATATATGGAAGACTTGGAAACCCAACAGCTACTGAACTTGAAGAAAAACTTGCTTTATTAGAAGGAGCAGAAGCTGCAGTAGTTACATCATCTGGTATGGGAGCTATATCTTCAGCATTATGGACAGCATTAAAAGCTGGAGATCATATAGTTGCATCTGATACACTTTATGGATGTACTTTCGCATTATTAAGTCATGGACTTACTAAATTTGGTATAGAAGTTTCATTTGTAGATATAACTAACCTTGAAGAAGTTAAAAAAGCTATGAAACCAAATACTAGAATAGTATATTTAGAAACTCCTGCTAATCCAACATTAAAAATTACAGATATAGAAGCTGTTTCTAAAATGGCTCATGAAAACAACAAAGATTGTTTAGTATTTGTTGATAATACATTCAATACTCCATACATTCAAAAACCATTAGAATTAGGTGCGGATGTTGTTGTTCATTCAGGAACTAAATACTTAAATGGACATGGAGATGTTATAGTAGGATTTGTAGCAGGTAAAGCAGATTTCATAACTCAAGTTAAATTAGTTGGAGTTAAAGATTTAACAGGAGCAGTTTGTAGCCCTATGAATGCTTATTTAGTAATCAGAGGAATGAAAACTTTAGAAGTAAGAATGGAAAAACATAGTGCAAATGCTATGAAAGTTGCTGAATTCTTAGAAGCTCATCCAGCAGTTGATAAAGTATACTATCCAGGACTTAAGAGCTTTGAACAATATGATTTAGCTAAAAAACAAATGAAATTACCAGGTGGTATGATATCTTTCGAAATTAAAGGTGGAGTAGATGACGGAAGAACTGTTATGAATAATGTTAAATTAGCTTCATTAGCAGTAAGCTTAGGAGATACTGAAACATTAATTCAACATCCAGCTTCAATGACACACTCTCCATACACTGCAGAAGAAAGAGCAGCAGTAGGAATAAGCGATGGATTAATAAGATTATCTGTTGGTCTTGAAGATGCTGAAGATATAATCGCTGATTTAAAACAAGCTTTAGATTTAATAGTTAAATAA
- a CDS encoding thioesterase family protein codes for MHSNKSKVKVRYAETDKMGVVHHSRYYPWFEVGRGEFITESGMTYRDIEEKGVMMPLVESGCKYIEGAKYADELIIETFIQELNGAKVIFSYNVIRENDNKLLAKGTTTHVFVNNEFKIINIKKKHPEIWEKINELYDKE; via the coding sequence ATGCATTCTAATAAATCAAAAGTAAAGGTTCGTTATGCTGAAACGGATAAAATGGGAGTTGTTCATCATTCAAGATACTATCCTTGGTTTGAAGTAGGTAGAGGGGAATTTATAACAGAGAGTGGTATGACGTATAGAGATATAGAAGAAAAAGGTGTGATGATGCCATTAGTGGAAAGTGGATGCAAATATATAGAAGGTGCAAAATATGCAGATGAGCTTATAATTGAAACTTTCATACAAGAGTTAAATGGAGCTAAAGTTATTTTTAGTTATAATGTTATTAGAGAAAATGACAATAAATTATTAGCTAAAGGGACTACTACACACGTTTTTGTAAATAATGAGTTTAAAATTATTAATATAAAGAAAAAACACCCAGAAATATGGGAGAAAATTAATGAATTATATGATAAAGAATGA
- a CDS encoding GNAT family N-acetyltransferase, whose translation MIQIYDDKYKQEVIDLILHIQNVEYGVGISIEDQTDLLDINRNYIECGGCFWVALNEEGKVVGSIGVQIKTKEIAVLKKLFVYKEYRGKEIGIGQKLYDLVIDFAKSKNISTIFLDSPDKTKRAHNFYRKSGFVEIGKEELPIAYDYPDRNSLIFRLDLI comes from the coding sequence ATGATACAAATATATGATGACAAATATAAGCAAGAAGTGATTGATTTAATCTTGCATATACAAAATGTAGAATACGGAGTTGGAATATCTATTGAGGATCAAACTGATCTTCTTGATATAAATAGAAATTATATAGAATGTGGTGGGTGTTTTTGGGTGGCACTAAATGAGGAAGGTAAAGTAGTAGGTTCTATAGGTGTACAAATTAAAACTAAAGAAATAGCAGTATTAAAAAAGCTTTTTGTATATAAAGAATATCGTGGGAAAGAAATTGGAATAGGACAAAAGCTTTATGATTTAGTAATAGATTTTGCTAAATCTAAAAATATTTCTACAATATTTTTAGATAGTCCTGATAAAACTAAGAGAGCTCATAATTTTTATAGAAAATCAGGATTTGTAGAAATAGGAAAAGAAGAATTACCTATTGCATATGATTACCCAGATAGAAATTCGTTAATTTTTAGGTTGGATTTGATATAG
- a CDS encoding methyl-accepting chemotaxis protein, with protein MKIKKTMKSQITILLFLAVIIPTTIISSLSYYINNKGLKEKFDNDMVNQTSNVSSILNDIIKYNKEIINMLSENSDAKDIQAHPEYEGRMMSYFYECRDSHKDIITIYYGESTGKHHATVDKIPDGFDPRTRPWYKNALSNQGKVIITEPYEDVNKKGRYVITLAKNVKSKAGQLAGVAGIDITLDDLSERVSKINIGKNGFTTIIDNTGNIIACKDKTLVGKNSKEEKWIDELIQNKSKDKITQIKGEKYITYTMKNEETGYTVAAFVPEIEFNQAVQKIRNTMVLIIIVLLIVSLLVGNYTGIRFSKSIEKMVQAIKHLGTGDFSLKIVNNKDDVEELKTIGDSLNFMIEDMQVVIKNIKESSEQLQDASANMAAITEESNAASEEVAKVVQSISESASEQSTGLENTEGLTISLNKEIDNTIMKSKKINEASKNVKEAADEGILAINTLRENYSKNLEANDTLLENVKVLAKSSKEILTITDALKGITEQTNLLALNASIEAARAGEHGKGFAVVADEVRKLAEESSNSAYEINNVLTNMENNMKIVLEGINQSKNLNNLTGNSLEVTNTSFNNIIEELKALTENISDMYLSLNKVDLNKVEVVKNVSDVAVLAQDIAAATEEASASSEEQNSGIEQIANFAETLVELAMKLEEDARKFKI; from the coding sequence ATGAAGATAAAAAAGACCATGAAATCCCAAATAACGATACTACTGTTTTTAGCAGTAATCATACCTACAACTATAATCTCATCTTTAAGCTACTATATCAACAACAAAGGTCTTAAGGAGAAGTTTGATAATGATATGGTTAACCAAACGTCAAATGTATCTTCTATTCTAAATGATATCATAAAGTATAATAAAGAAATTATAAATATGCTTAGTGAAAATTCAGATGCTAAAGATATACAAGCACATCCAGAATATGAAGGACGTATGATGTCTTATTTTTATGAATGTAGGGATTCACACAAGGATATAATAACAATATATTATGGAGAATCTACAGGAAAACATCATGCTACAGTAGACAAAATACCAGATGGATTTGATCCTAGGACAAGGCCTTGGTATAAGAATGCCTTAAGTAATCAAGGTAAAGTTATTATTACTGAGCCCTATGAAGATGTAAATAAAAAGGGTAGGTATGTTATAACTTTAGCGAAAAATGTTAAAAGCAAAGCAGGGCAATTGGCAGGGGTAGCAGGAATAGATATAACTTTGGATGACTTATCTGAAAGAGTATCTAAAATAAATATAGGAAAGAATGGATTTACAACTATAATAGATAATACAGGAAATATAATAGCTTGTAAGGATAAAACATTAGTAGGTAAAAATTCAAAAGAAGAAAAATGGATTGATGAATTAATACAAAACAAATCTAAAGATAAAATAACACAAATAAAAGGTGAAAAATATATTACATATACTATGAAAAATGAAGAGACAGGATATACTGTGGCAGCATTTGTTCCAGAAATTGAATTTAATCAAGCAGTTCAGAAAATTAGGAATACAATGGTTTTAATTATAATAGTTTTATTAATTGTATCATTACTTGTTGGGAATTATACAGGTATAAGATTTTCTAAATCAATAGAAAAAATGGTTCAGGCAATAAAACATTTGGGAACCGGGGACTTCTCATTAAAAATTGTAAATAATAAGGATGATGTAGAAGAGTTAAAAACAATTGGAGATTCTTTGAATTTTATGATAGAAGATATGCAAGTTGTTATAAAAAACATAAAAGAATCATCTGAACAATTGCAAGATGCTTCTGCAAATATGGCAGCTATTACTGAAGAATCTAATGCAGCTTCTGAAGAGGTAGCAAAAGTGGTACAGAGTATATCAGAAAGTGCTTCGGAACAATCTACTGGTTTAGAGAATACTGAGGGATTAACAATTTCTTTAAATAAAGAAATTGATAATACTATTATGAAAAGTAAAAAGATAAATGAAGCTTCAAAAAATGTAAAAGAAGCAGCAGATGAAGGTATTTTAGCGATAAATACTTTAAGAGAAAATTACTCGAAAAATTTAGAAGCAAATGATACATTATTAGAAAATGTTAAAGTTCTTGCAAAAAGTTCTAAGGAAATACTAACTATTACAGATGCTTTAAAAGGAATAACTGAGCAGACTAATCTTTTAGCTTTAAATGCAAGCATAGAAGCAGCTAGGGCAGGAGAACATGGTAAAGGGTTTGCTGTGGTTGCAGATGAAGTTAGAAAGTTAGCTGAAGAATCTTCTAACTCAGCATATGAAATTAATAATGTATTAACTAATATGGAAAATAACATGAAAATAGTTTTAGAAGGTATTAATCAAAGTAAAAACTTAAATAATTTGACAGGTAATAGTTTAGAAGTTACCAATACAAGCTTTAATAATATAATAGAGGAACTTAAAGCCTTAACAGAAAATATAAGTGATATGTACTTATCTCTTAACAAAGTAGACTTAAATAAGGTAGAGGTTGTAAAAAATGTTTCTGATGTAGCTGTTTTAGCTCAAGATATAGCTGCAGCAACAGAAGAAGCAAGTGCATCCTCAGAAGAGCAAAATTCTGGTATTGAACAGATAGCTAATTTTGCAGAAACACTTGTAGAACTTGCGATGAAATTAGAAGAAGATGCTAGAAAATTTAAGATATAG
- the megL gene encoding methionine gamma-lyase has product MNREHMEKMGVATQAIHGGHVGDKQFGSLATPIFQTSTFIFDSAEQGGKRFALEEPGYIYGRLGNPTATELEEKLALLEGAEAAVVTSSGIGAISSSLWTALKAGDHVVASDTLYGCTFALLSHGLTKFGVEVTFVDITNLEEVKKAMKPNTRVVYLETPANPTLKITDIEAVSKMAHENNKDCLVFVDNTFNTPYIQKPLELGADVVLHSGTKYLNGHGDVIVGFAAGKADFITQVKLVGVKDLTGAVCSPMNAYLVIRGMKTLEVRMEKHSANAMKVAEFLEAHPAVEKVYYPGLKSFEQYDLAKKQMRLPGGMISFEIKGGVNDGRTVMNNVKLASLAVSLGDTETLIQHPASMTHSPYTAEERAAVGISDGLIRLSVGLEDAEDIIADLKQALDLIVK; this is encoded by the coding sequence ATGAATAGAGAACATATGGAAAAAATGGGAGTAGCAACACAAGCAATACATGGTGGACATGTAGGAGATAAACAATTTGGATCATTAGCAACTCCTATATTCCAAACTTCTACATTTATCTTTGATTCAGCAGAACAAGGTGGAAAAAGATTTGCATTAGAAGAACCAGGATATATATATGGAAGACTTGGAAACCCAACAGCTACTGAACTTGAAGAAAAACTTGCTTTATTAGAAGGAGCAGAAGCTGCAGTAGTTACATCATCTGGTATAGGTGCTATATCTTCATCATTATGGACAGCATTAAAAGCTGGAGATCATGTAGTTGCATCTGATACACTTTATGGATGTACTTTCGCATTATTAAGCCACGGACTTACTAAATTTGGTGTAGAAGTTACATTTGTAGACATAACTAACCTTGAAGAAGTTAAAAAAGCTATGAAACCAAATACTAGAGTAGTATATTTAGAAACTCCTGCTAACCCAACATTAAAAATTACAGACATAGAAGCTGTTTCTAAAATGGCTCATGAAAACAACAAAGATTGTTTAGTATTTGTTGATAATACATTCAATACTCCATACATCCAAAAACCATTAGAATTAGGTGCTGATGTTGTTCTTCACTCAGGAACTAAATACTTAAATGGACATGGAGATGTTATAGTAGGATTTGCAGCAGGTAAAGCAGACTTTATAACTCAAGTTAAATTAGTTGGAGTTAAAGATTTAACAGGAGCAGTTTGCAGCCCTATGAATGCTTATTTAGTAATCAGAGGAATGAAAACTTTAGAAGTAAGAATGGAAAAACATAGTGCAAATGCTATGAAAGTTGCTGAATTCTTAGAAGCTCATCCAGCAGTTGAAAAAGTATACTATCCAGGACTTAAGAGTTTTGAACAATATGATTTAGCTAAAAAACAAATGAGATTACCAGGTGGTATGATATCTTTCGAAATTAAAGGCGGAGTAAATGACGGAAGAACTGTTATGAATAATGTTAAATTAGCTTCATTAGCAGTAAGCTTAGGAGATACTGAAACATTAATTCAACATCCAGCTTCAATGACACACTCTCCATACACTGCAGAAGAAAGAGCAGCAGTAGGAATAAGCGATGGATTAATAAGATTATCTGTTGGTCTTGAAGATGCTGAAGATATAATCGCTGATTTAAAACAAGCTTTAGATTTAATAGTTAAATAA
- a CDS encoding HD-GYP domain-containing protein, protein MRKISVSQIQGGEILGKPLYDDHGRILLAKGIILKPGYKMRLTQMCILSVYIDDELSKGVEMKDFLSEETREETKGIIRKEFKNFLTNSNTSSTKIINTVSKVIDEILSRDEVIINICDIKSKDQYIYEHCVNVCGLSIIMGIHLGYSKSHLEELAVGALLHDLGKLITPEDILNKYMTGEISKDEMDIIKKHPLDGYEILNEKSGISYISKAIILMHHEHYNGTGYPLGLKDDKLHETVKLVSICNTFDNLISDFPGKKKMEVYEALEYITAMSNILFDKKLVDIFVKNVAAYPSGTLIILNTDEKGIVLKQNKQLPSRPIINILVDKDGVKLKEPRQLDLSQETTLFIIDTLNTL, encoded by the coding sequence ATGCGAAAAATATCTGTTTCACAAATACAAGGCGGGGAAATACTTGGAAAGCCTCTATATGATGATCATGGAAGAATTTTATTAGCCAAAGGTATTATTTTAAAACCAGGTTATAAAATGAGATTAACCCAAATGTGTATATTATCAGTTTACATAGACGATGAACTTTCAAAGGGAGTGGAAATGAAAGATTTCCTTTCTGAAGAAACAAGAGAAGAAACTAAAGGGATAATAAGAAAAGAATTTAAAAACTTTTTAACTAATAGTAATACTTCTTCTACTAAAATTATTAATACTGTTAGTAAAGTAATAGATGAAATACTTTCAAGGGACGAGGTAATAATAAATATTTGTGATATAAAATCTAAAGATCAATATATTTATGAGCATTGTGTTAACGTTTGTGGTCTATCTATAATAATGGGTATTCATCTAGGCTATTCAAAATCACACCTTGAAGAATTGGCTGTAGGTGCTCTTCTTCATGACCTTGGCAAATTAATAACCCCTGAAGATATTCTTAATAAATACATGACGGGCGAAATTTCTAAAGATGAGATGGACATTATAAAAAAACACCCTTTAGATGGATATGAAATATTAAATGAAAAATCTGGTATAAGTTATATATCTAAAGCTATAATACTTATGCACCATGAACATTATAATGGAACTGGTTATCCTTTAGGATTAAAAGATGATAAACTTCATGAGACTGTTAAACTTGTGTCTATTTGTAATACTTTTGATAACCTTATTTCCGATTTTCCTGGAAAGAAAAAAATGGAAGTATATGAAGCTCTAGAATACATTACAGCTATGAGCAACATATTATTTGATAAAAAATTAGTAGATATATTTGTTAAAAATGTAGCTGCTTATCCTTCTGGAACACTTATTATTCTTAATACAGATGAAAAAGGAATAGTATTAAAACAAAATAAACAATTACCATCAAGACCAATTATAAATATTTTAGTTGATAAAGATGGAGTTAAACTAAAAGAGCCTAGACAATTAGATTTATCACAAGAAACAACTCTATTTATTATAGATACCTTAAACACACTATAA